The following are from one region of the Andrena cerasifolii isolate SP2316 chromosome 1, iyAndCera1_principal, whole genome shotgun sequence genome:
- the LOC143369986 gene encoding uncharacterized protein LOC143369986 isoform X3, with amino-acid sequence MPSDKVHSNSCPENSASWTWSSSSSTGGFFIVVTTTGKVVYVSQKIQDHLGHTQRDLLGHSLYNFVHPQDREELTKNLIPDEMQGMAVSSLPQIVDGANENSNSSADSASLRNERRPFREQRRSFELRMLHRTASRREHTQYECLEITGVLRLADACKCPELNATRMKHRGISTTSNDIIFVGLARLLTKRPITAISIMDANKNEYVTRHLVDGRIIYCDHRVSVVAGYLSEEVSGLSAFSFMHKDDFRWTMIALRQMYDRAETCGSSCYRLRSKTGEFIYLRTHGYLEFDKDTQTVESFVCINTLVPEEEGMQLVRQMKKRFSATVCETATVMIQSTDDALRELASESQPSNWKSNVEDPSKTQLEDAITHLVSDLSSSVSEERLAASPVRNEQYAKAVIVSQHLPPASAQASKIGIKKIDHYLVVQGKGNRTPKDESKTGSDGQQAYPSEKQEDTRPSGKSMPTNQTQDDGVQGAQDEAAVVDRVGGMMATNESSAELCMNVPRDPGTSRLDVSQGTNISNAAEEPVKCVSSSLCDSNPCEIKIEHCMDVFERERGKAMVDYLENNIADNSVSSDSEPCHQYSLKRMYSDEDIRATCNKKRHSNVPYATADASEEHQGVSYVDCRPSVNEEYPEFSTGFNQYSDMSCQPMKVAGSPSSTLNEVIVDYQQVESTVPLLLLNPGDEFIDLHDLKDDSLLSLGLDANPDTFNGRKIQELVNNAISNELTMKHLQLENSMGLQASEINVMTQCSMKNPALQAKRASLTSLQAEHNMQKQILETLQQDHRNIQISIKHNIDV; translated from the exons AGGGATCTGCTTGGCCACTCTCTGTACAACTTCGTCCATCCCCAAGATCGCGAGGAGCTGACCAAGAATCTAATCCCGGATGAGATGCAGGGAATGGCGGTGTCCTCCTTACCGCAGATCGTGGACGGTGCCAACGAGAACTCCAATTCCTCGGCGGACTCGGCGTCCCTGAGGAACGAGAGGAGACCGTTCCGGGAGCAGCGGCGGAGCTTCGAGCTGAGAATGCTTCACCGTACCGCGTCCAGGCGGGAGCACACGCAGTACGAGTGCCTGGAGATCACGGGGGTGCTGAGGCTCGCGGACGCTTGCAAGTGTCCCGAGCTGAACGCCACTCGAATGAAACACCGAG GAATCAGTACAACCAGCAACGACATCATTTTCGTGGGTCTGGCGCGGTTGCTGACGAAACGACCGATCACGGCGATATCGATAATGGACGCGAATAAAAACGAGTACGTCACCAGACATTTGGTGGACGGCAGAATAATTTACTGCGACCACAGGGTGTCCGTGGTGGCCGGCTACTTATCGGAGGAGGTCTCAGGTTTGAGCGCCTTCAGTTTCATGCACAAGGACGATTTCAGGTGGACCATGATCGCGCTTCGTCAAA TGTACGATCGCGCGGAGACCTGCGGATCATCTTGCTACAGGCTACGCTCGAAAACGGGggagtttatttatttacgtactCACGGCTATTTGGAGTTCGATAAGGACACGCAAACTGTCGAATCGTTTGTCTGCATAAACACATTAGTGCC AGAGGAGGAGGGTATGCAGCTAGTGAGGCAGATGAAGAAACGATTCTCGGCGACGGTGTGCGAGACGGCGACGGTAATGATCCAGAGCACAGACGATGCGTTGCGCGAATTG GCTTCAGAGTCGCAGCCATCGAATTGGAAGAGTAACGTGGAGGACCCATCGAAGACGCAGCTGGAGGACGCTATCACGCACTTGGTCAGCGACCTGTCGTCGTCCGTTTCCGAGGAGCGGCTGGCAGCGTCACCTGTACGGAACGAGCAATACGCGAAGGCGGTCATAGTATCGCAGCACTTGCCCCCAGCGTCCGCTCAAGCCAGCAAGATCGGTATCAAGAAGATCGATCACTACCTGGTGGTGCAGGGAAAAGGCAATCGAACGCCGAAAGACGAATCGAAGACCGGCAGCGACGGTCAACAGGCTTATCCAAGCGAGAAGCAAGAGGACACCAGGCCCTCTGGGAAATCAATGCCGACGAACCAAACGCAGGACGACGGTGTACAGGGCGCTCAAGATGAAGCAGCAGTTGTCGACAGGGTCGGCGGAATGATGGCCACGAATGAGTCGTCCGCGGAGCTTTGCATGAACGTCCCTCGCGATCCCGGAACGTCTCGCTTGGACGTTTCTCAGGGCACAAACATTTCGAACGCGGCGGAGGAGCCCGTTAAGTGTGTATCGAGCTCGTTGTGCGACAGTAACCCGTGCGAAATTAAGATCGAACACTGTATGGACGTTTTCGAGCGTGAACGGGGGAAAGCCATGGTGGATTACCTTGAGAATAACATAGCCGACAACAGTGTCAGCTCTGATTCGGAGCCGTGCCACCAGTACTCGTTGAAGAGGATGTACAGCGACGAGGACATCAGGGCAACTTGCAATAAGAAAAGGCACAGCAACGTCCCTTACGCGACGGCTGACGCGAGCGAGGAGCATCAGGGCGTTTCGTACGTCGACTGCAGGCCCTCTGTTAACGAGGAATACCCGGAGTTCTCGACGGGGTTTAATCAGTACAGCGACATGAGCTGTCAGCCGATGAAGGTCGCGGGCTCGCCAAGCTCGACGCTGAACGAGGTGATCGTCGACTACCAGCAAGTGGAGTCCACCGTGCCGCTTCTGCTCCTCAACCCCGGCGACGAGTTCATCGATCTCCACGATCTGAAAGACGACTCTCTGCTGAGCCTCGGCCTGGACGCGAATCCAG ATACTTTCAATGGAAGGAAAATACAGGAACTGGTTAATAAC GCGATCAGCAACGAATTAACGATGAAACACCTTCAACTTGAGAACAGCATGGGATTACAGGCATCGGAGATAAATGTTATGACGCAGTGCAGCATGAAGAATCCGGCTTTGCAAGCGAAACGGGCGAGCTTAACATCGTTACAG GCTGAGCACAACATGCAGAAGCAAATCCTTGAGACTCTACAGCAAGATCACCGCAACATACAAATTAGCATAAAGCATAATATCGACGTGTAA